A single window of Ignavibacteriota bacterium DNA harbors:
- a CDS encoding carbohydrate binding domain-containing protein yields MAHLPPAPRIVQRAFLLLLLVAALPLATTAQYLMSPQPGDVYKEFMRTMSGDDWRVTDPNINLDVYPQAGAFLPNPTLDLDVDDLSGAVRAEAIVNIWGGHVGTAGKKIRFNGNGWIDIPELGGGNGIPDGHDGFNYISQMDLTIPVPLSDLHTGTNTFQGTNTGQTGPYGFGWGQFGWYSIILRVYYDNGKTHSTGSITSPSGSGTMGENPMISASVSGGTDRVDFLAYYDGYDTDGDGVWQEYHHDSRRRLAANAEPTIKNHVGTVTGGGWQTVWDTRYVPDQAPGSIKLVARIRNGNGVWYVSPEVSGLTLQRSGSYVRLYKPLDMPERAWARGDLDEVNVHYNVTDDVSQATEVVGMVRTWNGIDGAQEPGDYNYRRFNGWTDGEYGGNHAYAFNIRSYPTGDLQSGTNSITFFSSNILHHGIEILWPGPGLIVRYGGSAGNFGPSISSHPANRSVAVGATASFSVGASGTAPLRYQWQKNDADIDGATGSSYTTPATSSGDNGATFRCVVTNDYGTATSNRATLTVGSGTTSPVIDKEPTDQTVIVGATATFTVQASGTAPLTYKWQKNSADIDGATEPSYTTPPVSKADSGALFRCIVSNGGGDTPSAAARLIVVSSAAPTILFDPVDQLVGVGQPATFTVRVQGAPPISFQWKKNGAPINGATDSVYTTPATSLVDSGSVYQCVVKNTLDSTFSAEAKLKVTTGSVSVLANAGFEQGTASWAFYTNGSATFTAAPAGPRNPHAGRVAVATEGSNVQLYQTGVTLEAGAQYRLYFRAYSTSGHDVSVSIQKHASPFTSYGVSGQVITLDTTWKDHSVTFTASGFAGVATDARMMFYLAPYDSAGDVFSFDDVSLSKVSSVAPLAVTGHPASASITVGDTAVFIAAVSGTPPITYQWQKNTVDIFGADGPRYVIPPAGSGDNGAQYRCVIKNPAGTIQTNSATLTVNGPVVIGAPVLLLPLNGSVSAATTQNFVWNRGVAGVTKYWFEIATDSLFTAGRSVDSSLTDTTKNVSGLTLASTYYWRVRAGNAGGWGPLSSTWRVRISLTSVAENRTTPTTVTLDQNYPNPFNPSTTIRYSLPAKASVQLKVFNLLGVEVAELANGEQEAGYHEIRFNAESLPSGMYFYRLQAGTTTETRRLLLVR; encoded by the coding sequence ATGGCTCATTTGCCCCCTGCACCTCGCATCGTGCAGCGCGCATTCCTGTTGCTCCTGCTCGTTGCCGCTCTTCCTCTCGCCACGACTGCGCAGTACCTGATGTCGCCGCAGCCCGGTGATGTGTACAAGGAATTCATGCGGACGATGAGCGGCGACGATTGGCGCGTCACGGACCCGAACATCAACCTCGATGTGTATCCCCAGGCGGGCGCGTTCCTCCCGAATCCCACACTGGACCTTGACGTGGACGATCTCTCCGGTGCTGTGCGTGCGGAAGCCATCGTCAATATCTGGGGCGGCCACGTCGGTACCGCGGGGAAGAAGATCCGTTTCAATGGGAACGGCTGGATCGACATTCCGGAACTCGGCGGTGGTAACGGTATCCCGGACGGGCATGATGGCTTCAACTACATCTCCCAGATGGACCTCACCATCCCCGTGCCGCTGTCGGACCTGCATACCGGCACGAACACGTTTCAGGGAACGAACACCGGGCAGACCGGCCCGTATGGTTTCGGCTGGGGGCAGTTCGGATGGTACAGCATCATCCTGCGCGTCTACTATGACAATGGCAAGACCCATTCCACGGGAAGCATCACGTCGCCTTCCGGGAGCGGAACGATGGGCGAGAACCCGATGATCTCCGCGAGCGTGAGCGGCGGGACCGACCGGGTGGATTTCCTTGCGTATTATGATGGATACGACACGGACGGCGACGGGGTCTGGCAGGAATATCATCATGACTCGCGCCGCCGCTTGGCGGCGAATGCCGAACCGACCATCAAGAACCACGTTGGCACGGTGACGGGTGGCGGGTGGCAGACGGTGTGGGATACGCGGTATGTGCCGGACCAGGCACCGGGGAGCATCAAGCTCGTTGCCCGGATCCGGAATGGCAATGGTGTCTGGTATGTGTCGCCCGAGGTCTCAGGGTTAACCCTGCAACGGTCGGGGAGTTACGTGCGATTGTATAAACCCCTGGATATGCCCGAACGCGCATGGGCACGCGGCGACCTTGATGAAGTGAACGTTCACTACAACGTGACGGACGATGTCTCGCAGGCCACGGAAGTGGTCGGTATGGTCCGCACCTGGAACGGCATCGACGGTGCCCAGGAGCCGGGCGACTACAATTATCGCAGGTTCAACGGTTGGACGGATGGTGAGTACGGCGGGAACCATGCCTATGCCTTCAACATCCGCTCGTATCCGACGGGAGATCTGCAGTCCGGGACGAATTCCATCACGTTCTTCTCGTCGAATATCCTCCATCACGGCATCGAGATCCTCTGGCCGGGTCCCGGCCTGATCGTACGGTATGGCGGCAGTGCAGGGAACTTTGGCCCGAGCATCAGCAGCCATCCGGCGAACCGCAGTGTCGCAGTTGGCGCGACGGCGTCGTTCTCCGTCGGCGCGAGCGGGACTGCGCCGCTCCGGTACCAGTGGCAGAAGAACGATGCCGACATCGATGGGGCGACGGGCTCGAGTTATACCACCCCGGCAACCAGCTCCGGTGACAATGGCGCAACGTTCCGGTGTGTGGTCACCAATGACTATGGTACTGCGACGAGCAACCGGGCAACGCTGACGGTGGGAAGCGGGACGACATCGCCGGTGATCGACAAGGAACCCACGGACCAGACAGTGATCGTGGGTGCGACCGCGACATTCACGGTGCAGGCATCCGGCACGGCACCGTTGACCTACAAGTGGCAGAAGAACAGCGCCGACATCGATGGTGCCACGGAACCGTCGTACACGACGCCACCGGTGAGCAAAGCCGACAGCGGCGCACTCTTCCGTTGCATCGTCAGCAATGGCGGAGGCGATACGCCCAGCGCAGCGGCGCGGCTGATCGTGGTGAGTTCTGCTGCGCCCACGATCCTGTTCGACCCGGTCGACCAGCTTGTCGGCGTCGGGCAGCCTGCCACCTTCACCGTGCGCGTCCAGGGTGCCCCGCCGATCTCCTTCCAATGGAAGAAGAACGGCGCACCGATCAATGGTGCCACGGACTCCGTGTACACCACTCCGGCAACGAGCCTCGTCGACAGCGGATCGGTGTACCAGTGTGTCGTGAAGAACACTCTCGACAGCACCTTCAGCGCCGAAGCGAAGTTGAAGGTCACCACGGGCTCCGTCTCCGTCCTTGCGAATGCAGGCTTTGAACAGGGAACGGCATCGTGGGCGTTCTATACGAATGGGAGCGCCACGTTCACCGCTGCACCGGCCGGCCCGCGGAACCCGCATGCCGGTCGCGTGGCGGTCGCAACGGAAGGCAGCAACGTGCAATTGTACCAGACCGGCGTGACACTCGAAGCCGGTGCGCAATACAGGTTGTACTTCCGTGCGTACAGCACGTCCGGCCATGATGTCTCCGTGAGCATTCAGAAGCATGCGTCACCGTTCACATCGTACGGCGTATCGGGACAGGTCATCACTCTGGACACCACCTGGAAAGACCACTCGGTGACGTTCACCGCGTCAGGGTTTGCCGGTGTTGCTACGGATGCCCGCATGATGTTCTACCTTGCGCCGTACGACTCGGCCGGCGACGTGTTCTCCTTCGATGATGTGTCTCTCTCCAAGGTCAGCAGTGTGGCCCCGCTGGCAGTGACAGGCCATCCGGCGTCAGCATCGATCACGGTAGGCGACACGGCGGTGTTCATCGCCGCGGTCTCCGGGACCCCGCCGATCACGTATCAGTGGCAGAAGAACACGGTGGATATTTTTGGTGCCGACGGTCCGCGGTACGTTATCCCGCCTGCGGGGTCCGGTGACAACGGTGCGCAGTACCGCTGTGTGATCAAGAATCCCGCCGGCACGATTCAGACCAACAGCGCAACGTTGACGGTGAACGGGCCGGTGGTGATCGGCGCCCCGGTATTGCTGCTCCCTCTGAACGGCAGCGTGAGCGCCGCCACCACGCAGAACTTCGTGTGGAACAGGGGTGTTGCAGGTGTGACGAAGTACTGGTTCGAGATCGCGACGGATTCCCTGTTCACCGCCGGCCGGTCCGTGGATTCTTCGCTGACCGATACGACCAAGAACGTCTCCGGCCTGACACTCGCCAGTACCTACTACTGGCGCGTGCGTGCGGGCAACGCCGGCGGGTGGGGCCCGCTCAGCAGCACATGGAGGGTGCGTATCTCCCTGACGAGTGTTGCGGAGAACCGGACCACGCCGACGACCGTGACGCTGGATCAGAACTATCCGAATCCGTTCAATCCGTCCACAACGATCCGTTACAGTCTCCCCGCAAAGGCCTCTGTGCAGTTGAAGGTCTTTAATTTGCTGGGCGTCGAAGTGGCGGAGCTTGCGAACGGCGAACAGGAAGCCGGGTATCATGAGATCCGCTTCAACGCCGAGAGCCTTCCGAGCGGCATGTACTTCTACCGCTTGCAGGCAGGGACCACGACCGAGACCCGCCGGCTGTTGCTGGTGAGGTGA